From Ptiloglossa arizonensis isolate GNS036 chromosome 10, iyPtiAriz1_principal, whole genome shotgun sequence, the proteins below share one genomic window:
- the Dhdds gene encoding dehydrodolichyl diphosphate synthase subunit isoform X2, with protein MSWIRDSTLSWFQLLAIKILKTGHIPKHVAFIMDGNRRYASKNGMQKIEGHTKGDKTKQHGICIRIIGNLSLLPQNIQELIAEAMIFTKDHTKAFLNIAFAYTSRDEITHAIKDVIEGVKCDDILLEDIDENLITNCLYTNGSPNPDLLIRTSGEVRFSDFLMWQISNTCIYFTNVLWPEFNVWEFLNAIFYYQRCYSDIQKIMKIQSVQPVVQNNRQLTYIDKLLYKRQIAIESIYPSNI; from the exons atGTCATGGATAAGAGATAGCACTTTAAGCTGGTTTCAACTTTTggccataaaaattttaaagaCTGGGCATATTCCTAAGCATGTAGCATTTATAATGGATGGTAATAGGCGTTATGCAAGTAAAAATGGAATGCAAAAAATAGAAGGACATACAAAAGG agaTAAAACCAAACAACATGGAATATGTATTCGTATAATTGGTAATTTGTCATTACTACCTCAAAATATACAAGAATTAATAGCTGAAGCTATGATTTTCACTAAAGATCATACTAAGGCATTTCTTAATATTGCATTTGCTTACACAT cAAGAGATGAAATTACTCATGCCATTAAGGATGTAATTGAAGGTGTTAAGTGTGATGATATTCTCTTAGAAGACATTGATGAAAATCTAATCACTAACTGTTTGTACACTAATGGTTCGCCAAATCCTGATTTATTAATTCGTACTTCTGGTGAAGTCAGATTTAGTGATTTTCTTATGTGGCAA ATATCAAACACATGCATTTATTTTACTAATGTACTATGGCCAGAATTTAATGTATGGGAGTTTCTTAATGcaatattttattatcaaaGATGTTATTCTGATATACAAAAGATCATGAAAATACAAAGTGTGCAGCCAGTAGTACAAAACAATAGACAATTGACATACATTGACAAATTACTTTACAAAAGGcaaattgcaattgaaagtatatacccatcaaatatttaa
- the Dhdds gene encoding dehydrodolichyl diphosphate synthase subunit isoform X1 has protein sequence MSWIRDSTLSWFQLLAIKILKTGHIPKHVAFIMDGNRRYASKNGMQKIEGHTKGFDKFAETLQWCRDLGIQEVTFYAFSIENFKRKEEEVNGLFNLVEQKLQNLLSHKDKTKQHGICIRIIGNLSLLPQNIQELIAEAMIFTKDHTKAFLNIAFAYTSRDEITHAIKDVIEGVKCDDILLEDIDENLITNCLYTNGSPNPDLLIRTSGEVRFSDFLMWQISNTCIYFTNVLWPEFNVWEFLNAIFYYQRCYSDIQKIMKIQSVQPVVQNNRQLTYIDKLLYKRQIAIESIYPSNI, from the exons atGTCATGGATAAGAGATAGCACTTTAAGCTGGTTTCAACTTTTggccataaaaattttaaagaCTGGGCATATTCCTAAGCATGTAGCATTTATAATGGATGGTAATAGGCGTTATGCAAGTAAAAATGGAATGCAAAAAATAGAAGGACATACAAAAGG atTCGATAAATTTGCTGAAACTCTACAATGGTGTAGAGATCTTGGTATACAAGAGGTAACATTTTATGCCTTtagtattgaaaattttaaaagaaaagaagaagaagtaaaTGGGCTCTTTAATCTTGTAgagcaaaaattgcaaaatcttCTAAGTCACAA agaTAAAACCAAACAACATGGAATATGTATTCGTATAATTGGTAATTTGTCATTACTACCTCAAAATATACAAGAATTAATAGCTGAAGCTATGATTTTCACTAAAGATCATACTAAGGCATTTCTTAATATTGCATTTGCTTACACAT cAAGAGATGAAATTACTCATGCCATTAAGGATGTAATTGAAGGTGTTAAGTGTGATGATATTCTCTTAGAAGACATTGATGAAAATCTAATCACTAACTGTTTGTACACTAATGGTTCGCCAAATCCTGATTTATTAATTCGTACTTCTGGTGAAGTCAGATTTAGTGATTTTCTTATGTGGCAA ATATCAAACACATGCATTTATTTTACTAATGTACTATGGCCAGAATTTAATGTATGGGAGTTTCTTAATGcaatattttattatcaaaGATGTTATTCTGATATACAAAAGATCATGAAAATACAAAGTGTGCAGCCAGTAGTACAAAACAATAGACAATTGACATACATTGACAAATTACTTTACAAAAGGcaaattgcaattgaaagtatatacccatcaaatatttaa